TTCCTGTTCACGAAGGTCTACGAACTGATGGCGCCCTTCAAGGACCTGAATGTGATCCTGGCAGACGCAACAGTCGCGCTCGTCGAAGGAGAAACATTGCAGGCCCAGGCTGTCAAAGAGAATCTGTATACGCAGCAAGTGTATATGGACATCATCGCACGCAAGACTGCTTCGCTATTCAAGGCGGGAGGTATGCTCGGCGCACAGGCCGCTGGTGCCTCGCGCCAGATCATCGAAGCAATGGGGAATTACGGTTTCAATGTGGGACTAGCGTTCCAAATCATCGACGACATCCTTGACCTGACGGCTGATGAAAAACAGCTTGGCAAGACCGCCGGCATCGATCTTGAACAAGGGCGGGGAATAGCGGCCTTTGAAATCAATAACAGCCATGACCCCGTGGCAGCGATCAAGGCCAAGGCGCTCTCTGGCAACCGAATAAACGAGGGGCGTCTTCAGGCAAAGATGCTGTCTCAGCTCGCCATTGAAGAACTCGGCGTGCTACCCAATAGCCGCGAAAGAGACGAACTCGTCGAACTCGCTCGCTACGTTGTTGAACGCGACCATTAACCACAATGAGCCTTCCAGTCTTGTCCGTCGCTGAAATACGCAGCATAGAGGCTGAAGCCGACGCGCAGGGCTATAGTTACGCGTCCATGATGGACGATGCGGGGCGTGCGGTCGCCGAGTACGCTGCACACCTGCTAAGCGGCGTGACGACCCCCAGAATTTCTCTCCTGATTGGCCGAGGCAACAACGGCGGCGATGGCCTTGTTGCCGCACGCGAACTCCCGAATTCTCTTCCCGGTGCACAAGTCCGGGTATACCTCATCGAGAGACGTGAAGACGATCCTTTGCTGGAATCCGCGCAAGCGCGCGGCGTATTCGTCTCGTATGCAGAAGATGACCACGATGGACGCGTCATCAAACAGATGAGCGCAAGTTCGGACCTGATCATCGACGCATTGTTTGGCATTGGCGTTCGGTTACCGATCCGCGATAGCGCTCAACGAGTGCTCAGATACGTAAGACAGTCCCTGAACGAGCGGGCATTGGCCCGCCGAGCCAAGCCTGTATTGAGTGCGGCAGCTCCCGGCCAGATAGAGCGGCCCCCTAGACAGTTCGTGTTGGCGGTCGATTGTCCCAGCGGGGTCGACTGTGATACGGGCGCAGCTGATCCCGTCGCTCTGAAGGCGGACGTAACCTTGACATTTATTGCTCCCAAGCCTGGACTGTTCACATTTCCGGCTGCGGGGCTGGTCGGTGAAGCGCTGGTCGTTCCGCTGAATATGCCCGAGGGCATCAGTCTTTTCAAACACACAAGTCTAGTCCTTATCGACAACGAAAGCGCGCGCGCGCTTTTGCCCCGCCGACCGCTGGATGCAAACAAGGGGACGTTTGGCCGTGTACTGCTGGTCGCCGGGTCAAATCGAATGCCGGGAGCAGCAGGTCTCGCAGCAAAAGCGGCCTATCGCTCGGGTGCAGGGCTGGTGGAAGTAGCTGCCCCGGCAGATGCGATCAGCGTACTGCAGACTCATTTGCTTGAGGCCGTTTGGACCCCGCTCGCGGAGCGAAACGGCTACATCGTGACGGAGGCGCTCCTTGAACTGAAATCGCGGTTAGCCCACGCAGACACGCTAGTGATTGGCCCGGGAATGGGCGGGCCGGAGCACAACGGTGTATTTGTACAGGAATTGCTGCTAAGTCTGAGCAATGAGGATACCAAGCGACCAGTGATCGTCGACGCGGACGCACTCAATGCACTGGCCGTATTGCCCAATTGGCACACGCTGCTCCCACCGGATGCAATCCTTACACCGCATCCCGGCGAAATGGCCCGATTGACACATTCAGCGGTTGTAGAAGTACAGAAAGACCGCCTGAAAGTAACCGCGCTGGCTGCCGCAGAGTGGCAGGCTATAGTCATTCTGAAGGGCGCCCATACGGTAATTGCCGCACCGGATGGGCGTGTTGCGATTTCTCCCATCAAGACGGATGCTCTGGCAAAAGGGGGAACAGGAGATGTCCTGGCGGGCCTGCTCGGCGCGCTGCGAGCTCAGGGCGCGAAGCCATTCGATGCCGCATGCTTAGCTGTCTACTTACATGGAGTGGCCGGGTTGATCGCATCTGAAAGAGCCGGCTACAGTGGCGGAATACTCGCCTCCGAAGTCGCGGATGCGCTCCCCGCAGCGTTTGCGCGTATCAGCTCCGGTTAGTTTTGTCGGGGTCGCGCCGCAGGACACGCCTTAACAACGTGATTTCACCCAGGAAACGGAAGAGTCCGCTAAAAAAGGTTAAGACGCGTATGGCCGGGGCGGCAACTGCCTCAGAGATGAAAGTAGCGGCACCGCGAACAGCCTTCAGCGCCCCACGGACCTCAGCGCTCAGAGCACCAGCCTGCACCTTCACCACCCCCGTCAACGCTGCGAGTTGGACCAAAAGGATCCCAACTCCGGTTGCGACGAGAATTCCGGCAAGGAAGATGACCACCAGCAAGATGTCGCGGAAATACGCCATGACTGCCGCGGCACGCTCTGAATCGGCCCGAGCCAAAAAGATACCGGCAATAAGGGGAATGAGTACGATGGCCGCATAGGCTCCGACCGCTGTCTTCACAACGCGACCAACCGACCACTTACGGGGTGTTTTATCAGGCATGAATGGGAATTACCCTCGAACCAGGGTGCGGCGCCGGCGCTGACCGGTGGTCAGGGCACGCATCGCAAACAATGTGAAGAATGATCCGACCGTCGCGGCCAGCATTCGCAGACCACCAAGGCTAAAAATTTCTATGCCGAGAACAACGCCCAGGATATGTCCTAGCGCGAAGCCCAACCAACCCGCTAAGAGAAACAGCGCCAACCGGCGAGCGTCACCCCCCAGTACAAGGTGAAACAGCGCCCCATAGAGCGTTGCCATCACAAATGCGAAAATGAGGCCGGGGCTGGGCATGAAAGATGGTGCTTTCGGCAAAGCGTGTTACAATTCAATATTGTGAGTGTAACATATCTCAACTGCACATCTAAGGCCAGACCGCGCGTTTTGAGCGACAATGAACCTCATTGATCACCGTATACTCATCCCCACATCGCCCGAACGAGTTTGGCACTTCGTTGGCGATTTAAAGCGAAATCCCGAGTGGCAGTCAAATTGCCGGGCAATCGGCGTATTGACGTCCACAGCCAAGCCACAAGCAGGTACGCGGCTCCGGATAACGCCTGAACGCGGACGCGAGTACGTTATAGAGTTATCCGCCTGGTATGACCGCTTCGGCTATGAATATGTCGTAGTTGAAGGCTCAAGTTTCCGGGACAACAAGGGTACAGTTCGGCTTCAAGAGGTTCCGGAAGGCACGATCGTCCAGTGGACGTTCAGCTATCGCCCCGGACTGTTTGGCGGAGGAAACGCGCGCAACCAGGAA
Above is a window of Candidatus Flexicrinis proximus DNA encoding:
- a CDS encoding NAD(P)H-hydrate dehydratase, with the translated sequence MSVAEIRSIEAEADAQGYSYASMMDDAGRAVAEYAAHLLSGVTTPRISLLIGRGNNGGDGLVAARELPNSLPGAQVRVYLIERREDDPLLESAQARGVFVSYAEDDHDGRVIKQMSASSDLIIDALFGIGVRLPIRDSAQRVLRYVRQSLNERALARRAKPVLSAAAPGQIERPPRQFVLAVDCPSGVDCDTGAADPVALKADVTLTFIAPKPGLFTFPAAGLVGEALVVPLNMPEGISLFKHTSLVLIDNESARALLPRRPLDANKGTFGRVLLVAGSNRMPGAAGLAAKAAYRSGAGLVEVAAPADAISVLQTHLLEAVWTPLAERNGYIVTEALLELKSRLAHADTLVIGPGMGGPEHNGVFVQELLLSLSNEDTKRPVIVDADALNALAVLPNWHTLLPPDAILTPHPGEMARLTHSAVVEVQKDRLKVTALAAAEWQAIVILKGAHTVIAAPDGRVAISPIKTDALAKGGTGDVLAGLLGALRAQGAKPFDAACLAVYLHGVAGLIASERAGYSGGILASEVADALPAAFARISSG
- a CDS encoding polyprenyl synthetase family protein; the protein is MAMNAVARHLVESMTDDLTLLDAGMAAVEAKMLEVCDSTVSVLRDASRHILSAGGKRVRPRLVMLAYIALGGRDVHSIAPVAAALELVHTASVVHDDINDHGVVRRGKPSVNAIWGRTFALLTGDFLFTKVYELMAPFKDLNVILADATVALVEGETLQAQAVKENLYTQQVYMDIIARKTASLFKAGGMLGAQAAGASRQIIEAMGNYGFNVGLAFQIIDDILDLTADEKQLGKTAGIDLEQGRGIAAFEINNSHDPVAAIKAKALSGNRINEGRLQAKMLSQLAIEELGVLPNSRERDELVELARYVVERDH